One Hydrogenimonas thermophila DNA window includes the following coding sequences:
- the ppk2 gene encoding polyphosphate kinase 2 → MNDIEVCSNSDPLPVLLKKKKAIRKYLEAEELKPYQAELIKLQRHLEANKLKMIILFEGRDAAGKGGTIRRVTRYMNEKHYRVVALGKPTEEQRTQWYFQRYVEHFPRGGEIVLFDRSWYNRAMVEPVFGFCTPEEYQIFIEDTPSFEKTLVRNGIILIKLYFSVTKEEQRRRFERRKTDPLRQWKLSEVDLQAQEKWDDFTKMKYEMLKHTHTTIAPWTIIRSDNKHLARLNAMRVILNSIHYEDRDEMLDFVPDSNIVVSGAREIELMEAQRLRSGKFIG, encoded by the coding sequence ATTAATGATATTGAGGTTTGTAGCAATTCAGATCCATTACCAGTCCTTTTAAAAAAGAAAAAAGCTATTAGAAAATATCTTGAAGCTGAAGAGCTTAAACCATATCAAGCTGAACTTATAAAACTTCAAAGACATCTTGAAGCCAATAAACTAAAGATGATTATTCTCTTTGAAGGACGTGATGCTGCTGGTAAAGGTGGAACTATTCGCCGTGTAACAAGATATATGAATGAGAAGCACTACCGTGTAGTTGCACTGGGAAAACCGACAGAAGAGCAGAGAACGCAGTGGTATTTTCAGCGTTATGTTGAACACTTTCCACGAGGTGGTGAGATAGTACTTTTTGACAGAAGTTGGTACAACCGTGCAATGGTTGAGCCAGTTTTTGGATTTTGTACACCAGAAGAATATCAAATATTTATAGAAGATACTCCAAGCTTTGAAAAAACATTGGTAAGAAACGGTATTATTCTTATTAAACTATATTTCAGTGTTACAAAAGAGGAGCAGCGCCGACGCTTTGAGCGTAGAAAAACAGATCCTCTCAGACAATGGAAACTTAGTGAAGTTGACCTTCAGGCACAAGAGAAGTGGGATGACTTTACAAAAATGAAATATGAGATGCTAAAGCATACACATACAACCATTGCACCTTGGACAATAATCCGCTCAGACAATAAACACCTTGCAAGACTAAATGCAATGCGTGTAATTCTTAATTCTATACATTATGAAGATAGAGATGAGATGCTTGACTTTGTACCTGACAGCAATATTGTAGTATCTGGAGCAAGAGAGATAGAGCTGATGGAAGCACAAAGATTAAGAAGCGGTAAGTTCATAGGTTAA